caattaaTCGGATATTTCACTGAAGCTACTCCAAGggttgataaatatttaaggaGACACGAGAGGCGCGTTAAAGGGAGGTGCcagattaaaatttgaaggtggTTTTCAACCTGCAAATATAATCTTTCAAGCATATTTAAGATTAGACGAAGACATGTTTATTGTAGGTGTGACGACAATTTACCATGTTGAGTGCTTTGATGAGAAAACCAACGAATGGTATGAGGCCACAGACATGAATATTTATAGATCTGCACTATCGGCATGCGTCATAGATGGTCTTCCTAATGTTCAAGATTACATTCATAAGCACAGAGATCGATTGATGGAGGAGAAACGGCAAAAAATGATTGCGCTTGAAAATCAGCGAAATATGGCGGGTATTGTCAACAGCAATAATAACAATTCACAGGTAGGTTTTCTGGTTGGAGCTGCAACGAGAATACGAGTGATCGGGATTGCAGTAGTAGTTTTCCAATATAATCAGGGTAAAGGATTGAAATCTGCTTTAGATTTCAAAAGATTTTAGGTAAAACTAAGCCAACCTCAAACtcaactaaaaatataaatcttaaCACAAATCGATTTAGTTCAATGTCAATGAGtctaaatattattgaaattttcaaaaacattataACTCTACGAAAATGTGTTGTTTAAGAATATCCAAAAACTCTATCATTCCAACGAACTGGTTTATACTATTTTCTCATAAAGGAATGATTCGATATAAGTAAACAAAAATCcctacaccctgtatgaatgttatttaaaaattaaccctGTTTAACTGCCCCATCTCCGTCCCCTCTCTCCTCTCCCCTCTCCTTTCTCCTCACTCCCCTCCCTCCTCTGCTTTCTACCTATTCCCCTCTTGCCCCCCCCTCCTTTCCCAACAATACACCACcctaaatcaaatttataaagaGTGTTACAAAATGTTGTTTCGGAAAAATCAAAGACTGATCCAAAAACTTAAAGTAAAGATTCCTTAAGCATTAATCCGCAACCGATTCGCTATTAAAATACCTAcaagaagttttaattttaaattgtttcgcaaacttttcttttcagttactgtaaattttacaatatatctaagaaaaggaaattaaaagtATTACGTATGATACGATGGTGTGGATTAAATACCTTTAAGTCTTTGACGCTTGCACTTAATGGTTAATTACCTTTAAGTGAAGGAGCATtgttattaagatttttttttaatttatgggctAAATATCTGCTAATCAATTTCTTCTATTGAATTTTAGGAAAACAATGCCGCTgttgttaatattaatatgcAACAGTTTAACATACTTCAACAGCTGAACGCCAACCTTAATCCAGCCCTGCCTCCTGACGCGCAACCCGCCCAAGTACCACCCAACAACCCCGTTCCCAACCCGAATCCCCAACCCATGGACATCGACGACCACAATGAAGACAATGCAGATATACAATAATAGACTTTTATGTTGCTAAAGAAAGTATTTGTGCAGTCTAACTTCTCAAGAGGTTTGTTTACTCATTACATCACGTTAGTAATTGAAATTCtacttatttatataaattactgatttcataaaaattacattaattaacGTAAATCGGGATTTATTATGTTGTAAGTTGTGACCAGAGAGGAATAGCGCTAGAATGCTCATCAGGAAAACTTCTTTGATACTTCGCACCTGTTGTCTACTAGATGTAACACTGATAGTAAATGGTCTTTCTATTGAGTCTACGGTGGAGCGatcccaaaagaaaaaaccaTCAGGGTTTAAGGAACATGTTAAATAGTCCGTGATACtcttgtattattatttttattaatataatcaTTTTCATGTATATGCTACCAACACAAACAACGAATTTTTCTGCATTTCTTCGACCTATCGTGTAGGCCTTCCTGTTAGCGGCGCATCTCCTGGGGCACGTCACACGTCCCCTGAGAAAGAGGGGCGCAAAATTGAATATCAACTTTTTGTAATAGCATATTGGCTCATTTTCCAAGCAACCTTCCCCTGTACATTCAACAGGTAATCCTGGTTCTTGTGCCTCACAGAGTGTTCAACAAGTAAGTAGTAAATGTATAATTCTGAGTGTAAATGTCGTGTAACGTGAAGTTTGCAGGTATGAGAGGGTGTGGGCAATAAACcaaattaagattttaatgCCTCCAAAAGCTTGTATTTGATTTCATTAACCATAGTTgtagttattgaaaaatttctacgCACAAAATAAGGTCTATCTGATATGTTGTAAAAAAACACGCCCATGCTTGACTATGGTTGAGGATTAAATTTGAGATGGTCTTTATGACCCATATACTCTCCGGACGTATCTCCTTGCGATTTTAGTCCTTCGTTTGTTTAAACAATTAGTTTATTATGATATAGGTTAGAATTTTTTACACTCAAattatctttcaatttttacaagTATGAGAATAATCAAATTATGTTCTCAACAGCCTTTAACAACAACTGGAAAAAGATTGCTCTGTTATATTGATGATGTTTTGAATGAATGTAtagtttcagtttaaaaaataatttttttaaaattatatttcgggtaataataaattattgtttattaaaagtttactggATAATTTATAAGGCAATAAAGAAAGTGGGTATTATAACATATTACAGGGttctattcaatttaaaaagcatTTGTGCACTGAAAGCAATTTTCACTGGAGCACATCTAAGCCCATCTTgactagaaaaatatttaaaggacgttcattttcattaattttaaagctctatgtataaatttatattacacTTACATACAGTTCCCGGATAAATAATACTCCCCTTTCTGTTTTTTAaccataagaaataatttcCCAATATTTGGAGTTCTAAAGTAACATCAAGttatacatattttagaacgaattctttctttaaaattttcaatttaatttggcTTCGTAAAGTAAACTTCATTCTGAAGATgtacccaaaagaaaaatcgaatGAACTAAGTTAGGGCAGTCTTACTGGCCACTGGATTCGTTCTCGCCTTCTAATCCGCCTATTGGGAAAACTGACATTATTGATTGATGATCTATcattactcaaaatttaattgtaacCAAACGATTTTGAACCAATTTCACAAATTCTTTATCCTTTACACGATTATGAGTCTTTTCTTAAATgataaggaaaaattaaggaaataaaaattaaaaaattgattgcgTCATAtctaatacatatttattgtTCTCCTGTGTTTACGAGATTATATTACTGCTCCAGGAATGTTTTTCCAACTCTTATTCTTCTTCCTCTACATTTCGTCAATCGTCAGCACCCAGAAGATCATTGAGGCTGCGTCATTCGAAGACTTCCATGAAAATTCcactttaaaatgtcacaaacgACTATACaattacagggtgtcccaaattgACAAGAATGGGAAAGAGTGCTGGGATGTCTTGAGCGTAATGGCTTGTTGGGGCCGATGTGATTCAAATGAGGTAAAAACTAAATACCTTTTTTctgtatttcattaaaatttttgttaaagttAACATACTTGTAAATTTTGATGACGTCATCAAGGCACTAGTACGTGAAGgtgttaagttaaaaaataggCGCAactttaatatcaaaaacgaaaaggataaataatcaaaataaagaagGAGAAGAGTTTCAGGTAACAAATGAGAAATTAGGCgcaagaatataaaaaataatgcaactATTTAGCGCTATTGAGTAAAAGGCAAAAAACCAaagtaaggaaaaatttaaagtaaaaacaaacTGATGCTTAATTTGCAACAAATAAccaaattattgtaaaaacaGGGACCAAAGAAGGACTTcagtattaataattaatttttgatatgaaaGTAAATACTactaatgaatatttaaattacagtaaaaaaaaactgaaacacaGGTCTCCATCCACGACAagaagaattattattttcacacTTCAAGCTAACGGAACTCCGTTCATCAACGTGCAACATTTCAAATCAATACCTTATTTTACACTACTCCATTTTTGTCtaactttatattttattacctcTTCAGTTTTATTGAATCGTGCACCAAAGTGCTACTTCTCATTCCAGATAGCCGATTTCCGATTCCCATACAAGAAGTCCGTCCATCCAGTTTGTGTGCATTATGGGAGGAATAAAGCATTcgtgattttgagaaattgtGAGGAAGGAGCTCTCCCGTCGGCCTCAAGGTTTGACTATGCTTTACCAGCTCTATCTTATTAAGAATTTACAATATCCCTCAGATACGAGTATTATGAAGCGGCCGACTGCAAGTGCCAACAATGCTCATCCTTAGATACCAGTTGCGAGGGGCAAAGATACAGATCACAAAGATCACAATCTGGTTCAGAAGGTGGTTTCAAGAGAATCATTCGAGGTCCCgaagaatattattaaaattatctgTATGGGTAAATCTGAGCTTAAGATTGTGTGACGGGGAAGGAAATAAATGctgtgaaataaaaattagtttcttTCTTTTTGGGGTTAAAGGGCTCGTTTGagctaattattaaaatttaattgcataGTGAGCATAAGCAAAGTAGAGCCTGAAACGTTATTCCATAAACTCTTTGGTACGCCTAATGTTTTATCAAGGAAAATAGGTAAACAGAATCGTTTGCCTGTTCATGCATATTCTAGAATCATGAATAATCTATGCTTTAACATTAGTAAGTGTTTATGAGATACTTAATAAACAAgtgaattaataaattttctcctGCTTGAAATTGTGGGTTGCTATATGATTTTTGTTAGAATGACCTTAGTACTAACATAAGTAGGAATTTGGTGCATGTTATTTCTAATGCCGGCACTTAAATATAGATCAAATATCTGAAACAGAAATAATTGCTATGAGGGTGAATTTATTGCTCAAGTAATTGCTTTTTCATGCTTTTAGAGGAATAAAGGATAAAgcgcaataattattgtttttgatcTCTAAACCCGTGGGGAGAGtttaatgaatgaaaaaagtttcgcTTATGTACGCCAAAACGATTTATAAAATACAATATCTCGTATGGAAAATCTCgaaattttcggtttttgttttataccCATTTATTCAATCGGGTGGTCCTATTATGATCCAAACGTAGGCAAAAACCAAGAATATCTACGGCAAGTATGTTGTATCTGCAGGGCGATATCCTGCTAGTGCCAATTGTAGTGCCCTTTTTGCtgcatttcaaataaatcttgAAGTGTAAGGAGCAGgcaaaaaaaacgaatttcatgTCTATTATCCTAGACTCTAGGTTGGCTCAGTTGTTAACATTGGAAAATTTGACCCATGTTTACTACGCTCAAATAATGTTAAggaccaaaaaaaataataatctggtTGTTCAACATTCGGATGCTAAGTTAGGTTAGCTCAGGTTTTTTAGGTCACCAATTTAGATTCTTCATATGTTTACAGGTTAGTCCaatatctttaattttgtcgtattttttttaacaaaagaaaagttatttttaaggaTTCATGTGaattatataaacatttttattcaaagcagctcaaaaataaagaatatgtattttttgttttacttaaaatcttaattcaacagcaattcaaaatttttgaatgtaaATACTTCAATATTGATCCTTTATTcttcttataaaaatatatcaataaagcACATTAGATTGAAACTAGTATATTACTGGATGGGCATATACTGAGGGTTGTCCTCCCCACCGGAGAAGGCGATGAAATTCATATTAAGGGAATAATATGTATTATGTGCGACTACAATACTACTATACTTTATCCACGtcggaaattgtttttattccccaccctttttcttttaattattagtaactTATTAATTTCCAACAACTAAAGGGGTCTGCCAAGTGCagtcaataaaatttacaccTCTTTGCTATTATAAgttgataaataatatttacaagtTCCAGATCTTGCTCATAATAACCCTATGATAAATAATGCGAACTCAGGTCTTGGAATTGTGATGAACGGAAGTCGTGTCGTTTATCGGAACATCTTGTACAATCATGTACGAGTAGCTTCTTCTagttaattgcaaaaaataaattgtccACTGGAGATGAAATATACTCCAACACCTCTGGTctcaatttttcaagttttagtTCCCGCCCTTGTTGCGcgaataaataactattagtTGTAGTTTACCTACTTCTCAGCTCAGGTTTATCCCCTACATGCTCCTCCTACGTGTAAGTATGTAATaagattatttcttttatattctATGCGTTGTATGCTCCAAATATGAAATATGCAATTCTAAGGCTTTTGCAACTACTTTGTATTACTGAACAGTGAGTGAATgcaaaatctaataaaaaaataaaagtgaacATATATCTTTTCTGCTAGGAAGATGCCTATTTTTACACGTGCAtcgagcttttatttttttctctaaagaAAATGTCTGTTTAGTGCCTTTGATGTTTTTTCCTGGCATTGCTAACATTTTGTTTTGGTAACAAAGTACCGTTCTATGTGACCCAATTTGCCTGGGAAAGCTACTTTCCCAATATGtttttcatatgaactttCTAATGACATCTTTCCCGCAGGATTTTAATCAGGAAAACAGATGGATGATACCTTTAATAATTATACCTTTTGGTACCGTAATAGATGAGATGGCTATGGGGTAGGTGGGACAGGGCAATGCGGAATTATTTCgttaattgaacaaatttgttacataaTGGGAAGAATTTAAACACGATTACGAAGTGACAAAAAGGCTCTATTGTTCAATTAATGTTACttattaaagtgttaaaaataagaatatgAAGAATGATCAatccttttttcaaatatccctTCATCTTCATCATTAAACCCATGGCGAGTTTTTACTCAAGGTTACTTAGTAATTTATTTAGGTAGACACTAATTTTAAcggcttttaattaaatggatcggaaagtttaaaatttttagtgatATGCGAAAACGAAGGAACCAATAAAATTATCGAAACATACGTAAAATAgagtaataattaacaaaattaagaaaatatatacagagAGGACTAAAAGTttcgaataaattattttgaaattgaaggaaatattttttatgagaatGCCGAAACCCAtcatatattgtttttagttgggAATTTTTTGACATCACAGACCTCAATAAGTATACAGAGTTACTTACgtagtaaataaatgtaatttatatttttctctcaTGGAACCACATATATATTATGACGGTTTTgagttctttaagaaattctaGACATATTTCATATAACATACTCATGTCTAAATTGGACGGTTtgcgagaaaaataaaaaatagaaataacaatagaactattcatatttaaaaaataacaat
This portion of the Euwallacea fornicatus isolate EFF26 chromosome 13, ASM4011564v1, whole genome shotgun sequence genome encodes:
- the Gpb5 gene encoding thyrostimulin beta-5 subunit yields the protein MFFQLLFFFLYISSIVSTQKIIEAASFEDFHENSTLKCHKRLYNYRVSQIDKNGKECWDVLSVMACWGRCDSNEIADFRFPYKKSVHPVCVHYGRNKAFVILRNCEEGALPSASRYEYYEAADCKCQQCSSLDTSCEGQRYRSQRSQSGSEGGFKRIIRGPEEYY